The following nucleotide sequence is from Aedes aegypti strain LVP_AGWG chromosome 3, AaegL5.0 Primary Assembly, whole genome shotgun sequence.
GTTTTAGTATCCGTTTGCGTAGTGTTTCAGGAATCACCAACCGGCTTGAGAGCATTACACATCCCTTCACCAATTCTAGCGCGTCTTGATGAGTGTAAAATGCTCGAACATCGGGGTCTGTGATGTCTTTGGTGCTGGCTGGCCATCCATTCTCGATATGGCTGACTACTTGCTGGAGTACGGGACACTTGACTGTTGAGTTGCGAACCATGTCAAACGTAACAGGAAGGAACCCGACTGCTTCTTGGAGAGGTACTTCGATGTCGTCTTCCAGCTGGATTGAAGCAATGACAAAATCTTCCTCTGGTCTTGAATGCTTGCTGATTAGACGAGAAAGAACATCAGCATTTCCGAACTGGGTGGTGGATACATATTTGATCTCGAAGTCATAGCAAAGAAGCGTCAGTGCCCAACGTTGTAAGCGATTGGCGGTGTGGATTGGTATTCCCTTTTTTGATCCAAAAATTCTCAATAGTGGCTGATGATCCGTCTGAAGAGTGAATTTACGTCCAAGTAGCATTCGGTGGAACTTCGTGACTGCATACACCAAAGCTAGGCCTTCCTTTTCTACCTGTCCGTAACGTTTTTCAGCATCAGTAAGAGAACGGGATGCATGGGCAACTGCTTTGACAGAGCCATCGGGAAATTTATGCATTATGCATGCTCCAATTCCTGATTGAGATGCGTCTGCTGCAACGATTATTTCCAATGTTGGGTCGTAATGGGTGAGTAGAAGATCTGACTGGagtacttttttgaatttctcgAAAGATTTCTGGCATTCGTTGCTCCAGACAAACTGAGCATCTTTCTTGAGAAGTGCATCAAGTGGTTTTCGTAGTTGGTGCATTTCCGATACAAACTTGCCATAAAAATTTACTGCACCGAGGAAGGATCGAAGACTGGTGATGTCACTTGGAGGGGGCATCTTGACAATAGCTTCTATTTTCGCAGGATCCGGACGTAGACCAGATTCGTCAACGATATGTGCAAGATACTTGATTTGATGTTGAAGGAGATTGCACTTTTCTTCACGAAGAATGAAACCATATTCTTGCAGCCGTTGAAAGAGTGCAGTGAGAATTTCATGATGCTCCTTTTCGGTCTTGCTGAATACCATCAAGTCATCCAGGAACGATTCTACACCCTTGAGATCTGCGATCATAGTGTTCATAAGCTGTTGAAATGCTCCAGGAGCGGACTTCACCCCAGGTGCTAGCCGGTTGAATCGAAAAAGTCCTCGGTGGGTGTTGATTGTCAGTAAATTTTTTGAGTTGTCGTCTACTTCCACTTGCAGGTAAGCGTCGCTTAAATCGATTATGCTGAAATATTTGCAGCCATTCAGCTTGCTGAAAATGTCTTCTGGAACTGGCAATGGGTAGTTGTTTGATTCCAGGGCGGCGTTTAGTCCGGTCGAATAATCGGCACAGATCCGTATCTTTCCTCCTGGTTTCTTAACCACAACGATTGGTGCAGCCCACTGTGAAAAATCAACCGGAGTGATAATATCCAGTTTTTGTAGACGGTCCAGTTCAGCATCGACTTTTTCCACTGACGTGAATGGAACGGGGCGTTTCGGTCTGTAGACTGGCATAGCTTCGGGCTTCAGGAACAGACGTACCTTGGTTTTTGTGCAGTGTCCAAGACCTTGCCGGAAAACTTTGGGAAATCTTGCCTTGTAATGCTGTATTGCGTTCGACCTATCAGCGTGAACTTGATTGCAAATCGTCGACAATGGCATGTTCCAAAGTCCAAACAAGTCGATCCATTCCAGACCAAAGAGGTTGAGGTCATTGTTGGCCACGTAAAGCTTTCCAATTTTGGTGACACCTCCAAAAGTGACTGAGCTTTGAAGTTCACCAAGAAGCTGGAGAGGCTTGCCAGACGCTGTTGTTGCTGCCCTTGTGGTAGGTAGTAGTTTGGGTGATCCGAGTTTTCTCCAGAGTTTCCGAGAGATAATCGTGATGTCCGAAGCCGTGTCGAATTGCAGCGTTACTTCAGAGCCATCGATCGTCATAGTCAGGAACTTTCGTCTGGACTCGCTACTAACCTGGTTGATTGCGAAAACACCGTTGACCTTGGAATTTTTCTTCTTCGAAATGGATGTCTTCGCCGAATAGCAGCCACAGTAGCCCTCTTTGTGTCCGGTTTGTTTGCAGTCCTTACAAACGTGGTTGGTAAACGAGCAATCACGAACGAAGTGCATACCGCCACACTGCCAACATGGTGTCTTCGGATTGGTTGATTTGCCGCTTGGTTTGTTTTTCGGTCCAGATGAATTCGGCTGAGACTTCTTCTGTTTGATTGCGCAGACGGAGCTCACCGATGTTTGCTTCTGTTCCACCATCGCGGTATCAAGTTTGAGATTTTGAAGACGCTGACATTCTGCAATAAGCGATTCGAGCTTGCATTCGTCGTCTGCATTCGTTTCGAGCTTTGAGAGTAGCCGTGTTCGAATATCCGTGTCTTTCGAGGAACGAAGTCCGCAAATGAAGATCAAACTCTTGAACTGGTCTGCGGTTAACTTGTTCAGTTCGAAATCTTCACAGAACTTGTTGACTGTCCCCGCGTAAGTGACAAAATCGTCCGCATCGTTTTTCGTCAGCTGGAAGCACTGGTACCTTTTGCTGAAGAGCGAAATCCGGATGCTGAATAATTCCTTGAGTCGCTTCACGGTTTCTTCGAATGTGAACTCTCGGGGATGTTTCGGAAGGACGAAATTGACGTAGCGATCGAAAACGTTGACGCTGAGGCTTCTTAGGAGCAAACGTACTTTCGCAGCATCGTCCAATTTCGCACCGTCCTTCAGGAAGAGATCCTCGTATTTGCGGTACCACCGGTCGAAAACCTGACCATTGTCCGGATCGTAGGAGAACTCGCTGATGTTCGATGCCAAAGATTCAATAATGAATTCCGAGTTGCTTGAAGATCGGCCGGATGCGGAGCCCTCTTGAATGCCGAAGCGCTCCAGCAAGACCATCAATCGCGCGTTTTGCTCTGCCATCTGCTGATTCTGCCGAACAATCTGCTGCATCAGAGTTTCGCTGTCGCCGCCAGGTGGTGCCATGATTCTTCCTCTTGAGCTTGAGTTCTTGATATCCTCGTCGCCAAATGTTGTACTTTTAAACTAGATGTTTATTGATCGAATGGTAAGTACAGAATGACGGAGTAGCAATATTGTTCGCCTTTTATATTGTCAGGTTGCTAGTGGTTGCTAAGGCAAGTTCGAGTGGTTACCCAAACAACACTGACTTGGTAGTTGACTACTACGATTCTCCGACTTGGTCGTCGACTACTATGTTAGTCTACAACAGGATGGGATAGATGTCGAGTGAAAGACGGCTTGCGAGTGACGCGGTGTTACAATTGTTGTGCTTTCAACCATAAGAGTAAAGATTGTAAAGCAGCAACTCCGAAGTGCGCTGTGTGTAGTGGAAGTCATCTGGTGAGCGAATGTCAATCGAACGTTTCTGAAGACCCTCTCCCTGGATCCGAAGAAGTTTCACAATATCCGTTTGGAGAAAGCTGCTGTTTTGCTGGATGTTCTATAGCAGTTGATACCCCTGCTTTGTCAGGTAATTTTGAGAATAGTATATGCCTCGCCGAAGTTAGACAAGATGCTGCGCCCTTTTTAAGCCAATGCGATCCACAGAACGATATGACTTGCCGATTGCCCGATTCTGACGACTTTCTCCCTGGATCCGAAGAAGTTTCACGAAGTCTCTTTGACGAAAACTGCTGTTCTGCTGGATGTTCTATAGCAGTTGATACCCCTGCTTTGTCAGGTAACTTTGAGAATGGTATATGCCTCgtcaaagctaggcaagatgcTGCGCCCGTTTTAAGTCAATGCGATTCACAGATTGATATGACTTGCCGATTTCCCGATCATGACGACCCTCTCCCTGGGTCCGAAGAAGTTTCACGAAATCCCTTTGGCGAAACCTGCCGTTCTGCTGGATGTTCAGTAGCAGTTATCCCTACTTTGTCAATGCTCGTTGGTGATACTGGTCTTCAGGATGGAGGCAACTGTACAGGAATAATAGAAGCAGTCGACACTCCTGCTCCGTCAGGTAATTCGATGGACAGTATATGTCCTGCCGAAGCTAGACTTGATGCTGCACCTCTCCTAAATGTAAACGCATTCCAGGCGGCCCATCTACTGCCATTGTCTAACGGATCCATCTCAAGTCATGCTGATGCTCCGGAAGAATCTCTTCGCATTTACTATCAGAACGTCAGGAGCCTACGTAGCAAAGCCGACGATATTCTTACCGCTACGTGTGAAGCAGAGCATGATGTTATAGTGTTGACTGAAACTTGGCTTAACGATCAATTTCATGCTGCACAGTTTTTTGGAAACCATTACACCGTAAACCGTAAAGACCGTTGTGCTGTCAGCACGGGTAAATCCAGAGGCGGAGGAGTTCTGATTGCTGTATCGAACCGGCTGATCTCCGATGTTGCCCCTTTAGTAACAGATGACCTGGAACATTTATATCGCTTACGAGAATATCGACTGGACCCAAATAGAAAGCATGAACGATATTGACTTGACTGTTAGCTTCTTCAATCAAACAGTGACCTCCATGTTTGAGCAATACATCCCTGTTGTTCAACCACGTTGCAAACCACCTTGGTCGAATGCCTACTTACGTCGCTTGAAACGTACACGCGCATCTGCTCTGAAAGCATATTCCAGAGAACGCAATGATTATACGAAGCACTGTTTTGTGTCTGCCAGCAACCGCTACCGCCGCCATAATCGTTTTCTGTACTCCAAGTATGTGGAAAGGAAGCAGTCGGAGCTAAAACAGAATCCTGGAAATTCATAAACGAGAAGCGTAGTGAGCATGGTCTGCCAACTAATAtgtttcttggagaaactaCTGTCAACTCAACCGAAGCAAAATGTAACCTCTTCGCCGACCATTTCTCTAGTGTATTCAATCCAGATGCTGCAACGGATCAACAAATTGAAACTGCTTTACGCGACGTTCCTGAACACATTATTTCTTTAAGTGCTGTAGAATTCACCGATAATGATGTCTTCCAAGCTCTTTGCGGAATGAAGCCTTCATCTGTACCTGGTCCAGACGGTATTCCATCggtaatgttgaaaaaatgcgCTGGAGCCCTGTGCCAGCCATTGCGTATGATGATAAATCTTTCTTTGCGGAGTGGTAGATTCCCTGAATGCTGGAAACGCTCGTATATGTTCCCAGTTTTTGAAAAGGGTGACAAGAAAGATATCGTCACTTCACTGTGCGCGGGTTCTAAGCTGTTCGAGATTTTGATGGGAGAGGTGTTGTTTCGAAAGATGCAACCGTACATTGCTACAGAGCAGCATGGCTTTTTCCCTGGGCGTTCCACAAGCACGAACTTGCTTGAGTTTACTTCGCTTTGCATGACCGGAATGGACGGAGGGGCGCAAATCGACACAGTGTACACCGACCTTAAAGCAGCGTTTGACAGAATAGATCATCGAATACTTCTAGCAAAACTTGATCGTCTAGGTGTATCATACGATATTGTTCTTTGGCTTCGATCTTACTTGTGCAACCGTAAGCTGTCTGTAAAAATTGGTGACACAGAATCGTTTATGTTTTGTAACACTTCGGGAGTTCCACAAGGCAGTAATTTAGGACCATTATTATTTGCTATATTTTTCAACAACGTGTGCTGTTTGCTTCCGCAAGGCTGTAAGCTAGTGTACGCTGATGACTTGAAATTGTACCTCCATATTCGTTCTACTGGTGATTGTCTCGAGCTTCAACGATTGATTGACTTGTTTACTGAATGGTGTAATCGAAATCTTCTTATTGTTAGtgtttctaaatgttatgtGATAAGTTTAAGTCATAAGAAAAATGACATTGAATATCCCTATTGTATTGACAATCAGCAACTGACAAGAGTATCTGAAATTAAGGACTTAGGTGTAATTCTGGATAAAAAGTTAACGTTCCATAGTCATTACCTCCAAACAATTGCTAAGGCCAACAAAAACCTAGGGTTTATAATGCGTGTCGGTTATGAATTCCGCGATCCGTATTGTTTGAGAGCTTTATATTACTCGCTTGTCCGTTCTGTGCTGGACAGCAATTCATGGAGTATGGAGCCCGCATAGTAATAATTGGATAACCCGAATTGAATCCATACAGTCGAAATTTGTGAGGTTTGCTTTAAGATTTCTTCCTTGGGCCAATAGATATGAGCTGCCTCCATATGAAGATCGTTGTCATCTTTTGAGAATGGAACCATTGTATATAAGACGAAACCATCAAAAAGCATTATTTTTAGCTAAAATATTAACTAGTAAGATAGATTCACCTAAGATTTTAGGAACAAATAATGTTGGGATTTATGCCATCGAAAGACCGTTAAGAACTAGAGGATTTTTGTACCTTCCTTCTCGTCGTACACTTTACGGGCTTAATGAGCCTTTAAGATCCATGTGCAATGTGTTTAATTCAGTGTattatttgtttgattttgactcgtctatagaaatttttaaaaatcgacTCCGTAATGCTCGTTAATATTAGCTGTGTTAGAATAACTTTAGACTAAGTAGATCATGTAGACCATGTTGTTCGATGATTATTTCACattaaatattaaaaacaaaatcgaaATAAGGCTCGTTCATGATTGTCCAATCCCCACGAGAAGGGAAACCCCCATTTGTTCGAAAAAACCTGGTTATAGGACTCTGCACAAAAATGTATCTCTCCCTTTCACTCTTtcgtaaaatttgtaaacaacaagaccagtaaaagtcaaaatcccatacaaaatcataacagtgcagaggcctattcCGTAAATCAAATATTcatataccgtggtgaatcaaaatccggacggtaacaatatccggacactctcgtaATTTTCATCGATTAATGGTGAAATTTAATGAATATACGTTcattttagtttatattttctattatgAACATAACTGATCGTTGTACATTCATTTGTAATCTAGTTACCGTGCCAGTACCATATTATAGACAGCGCCATATTCTGAACGGTCCGTTCCTTATGTTGAACATTTATTGTTTTTACATTCAAATTAGTAAACTGTTAGTTCGAAACATGATTCATTGTAAcatttcaaaactaaaatacatggttaagttgttttttcaacaaatattatACGTAAAGTTCGTTTGCTGTCCATAATAAGGAACAATGTGTGTTCATAATTGGGACCATTGATGTATATGGTGTCCATAATTAGGAACATGcatgatttttaaaataattgataattgatGGACGTTTTATTTTAATCTATACGTTTATTTAGATAATAGACAAATGCAACGGCAAGACAAACCAATATCCCAGCTGttgaaatccttaataatttaagtttttcaaattggATTTTCTTAACCGTACAGAATATGATGCTTGCACGGTACCTTTGAAAAATAGGGAATAATAACGAAAACAGAAAATTGCTTCAGTCAAATGTCTTTTCTCTGCTGTGCAAGTGATTTTGAAGGTAGCGTCGACGAACGAACCACAACATGTAGTGAACGATAATAGTTGAGAATTTTACAAATAATGTTAGTGTTTCCAACATGTTTTGTTCACGAAGTGATAGTTAAACAGTTCCGTGGTATCATATTCCTGAAATATGCAGTAAATATCtgctaaaattgaagaaaagtgTCTGTCCGGTTTTGGAGCTAAGTGgatttaaatccggacattgaATATAAACCGCATATTTTAATGGTGTAAGAACTTTATCTACATTAAAAACGAAAGAAAACATCAAAAAACTATCAATGTTTATGGAATGAGTGTTCAGACCAATGCGATGCACCGTTTTGTGTAGAAAAAAGAAATCAGTGATGGTTGCAACTCGAATCACAGGCGTTTCAGTTCAGGTAACCAAATCTAAATTTTTTCTACATTTCAATAGCTTTAACTAGTACAGGATAAATGCATTTCATAAACTTCAATACACAATTTAACTTCAAGTGTCTGGATGTATAGACATGATTTTCTATAGGTGTCCGTATTTAATGACAAGACAactctattttttttaactgttttcAGTATAAAATCTCAActtttatctgaaattttatCAATTATACTTAGATCTGGCATAAAATCGTTCGCTGGATAAAAAGATTCcaatttaatatgaaaaacacTTAGCAAAAACGGAGGTTGAAGATTTGTGCCTTCTTAAGCGTCCGGATAGTGATGCACCACGGTATCtaacgaaattaaaaaaaaaaatagtaccgTATCCTATTCTGGGCATTTTggatgcacttcaacagaaggGTTTTTACAATCTACTGTGCTCAAATTTGggcacaatatgcgtcgtactcttattgcaaagtttcgtaCCATACCATGCAAAAGTGAATCACACAAATGCCCAAGTAGTTCtctttttttcaccgaatatcGGCTTCTTTAATACCTACATCATATTCTCTTCTTCACAGGTGAATACGAAGAAATCAACTGTTACGTCCAGCGGATAAGCGGTCGGTTGGCGACGGTCGAGCTAAGCGTTTGCACGGTTCGCGATCGAGCTCAGGAGGATTCCCTGCATTTGGTGAACAGTTTGATTGACGAGATCATCTCCAGCTCGGATGCGGTGCTGTCCCGACTGCGCTGCCAGCAGTTCCTCAATGCCTGCAGCACAACTGACACGACCATCTACACCGAACTGGACCCGGCCATGTGTTCGGATAAGAAGTTTGAATGTGCCCTGCTCGGTTGTACCCTGGACGATCAAAAGACCATCAAGAAGCGTCTGCAGGCACTGTTGGATTACCTCATCAAGCAAACAGTTGTCCATTGAGGGCAAAACCGATGAACGTAATCGTGATTCTTAAGCGAACGCTCCTCTCCAACATGTGTCAGCTGTACAGCAGTTAGATTAACATATTTTAGTTTGAATATAATGTGTCGAACCGGGCGCAATAGCATATACTTAGTACTTAGAGTAGAGAGTAGAATTTTTGAGGTGGGATTGACATTTCCGTTTGCATCCTTCTACCGTTAAAAAGAACCGTCAATAGGAAATAATATGTAGTGTTCAGAAGGTCGACACAGAGGCAAACGATTGTAAGTCCTAGTTTAAATTCGTATGATTTCCACCACCAGTAAGTGCAGTTAGGGTGTAAGAGCAATGCAATAAGTCTGATGAATCGTTATATGAATAAAATTGCGTGGCGTCCCAAAGGCACGATTTTAAATATCAAACTGGAACCGAATCCGATACTGCCATCCAGCGATTGATTTAGTTCAGTTGGTTCGATCTCATTTTGCGAGAAACGTCGCCACTACTGTGCAAATGTTTTGCAGATGTGGGCCAGTGATAGGTGCTTGCAAAAGCAGTTGAAATGAATCAGATCTGTTACTCGATGTCGTTTTTACTGAAGATGAGTTTAATGGAGCGGAAATAAACGACTTATTCTAACCCTTACAAGTCCTAGTTTTGTCTTGTGTTCACATTCCGGCGAAACTAACTGCCACCCTTGGAGTAACGTTTCCAGAACCGCTTCACATCGTCGTGGCCATTTTTCGTGACAACCATCGTGCGTGTTCGTTCGTTCTGCCAGGTCATCACTCCGATCGATTGGGCGTAATCTCTCAAGGTGTTGAAATCGCCCTGGGACAGGAACTGGTTGTACACTACTCCTTCCGTATAGGTGAACCGATTCCGCTCGTTCTCCCACAGTTTGATCTGATCGACAACGGTCGGCGGCAGAGGCGATTTTGAGTTGATTGCTTGTTCCATGTTCAGCATCTGCAAATGGTTGAATATTCGAATTAGAAACGATCAATGATAcatggctggtagcgactgagtgtcttgaaaatagTTACTTTAGATCCCTCATGCCTGGAAAACCAGGAGCCAAGAAACCTAACAggagaaataattttcataaaaattattcaCAAAATTCAACCAACTACCTAATATAAGCAGTAGAGATACTTGTAATCTTTTTAGTCACTTGTTTGTTCCTGTCTCTTTTTTCAACCCTTATTAAGGTCTGTAAAGTTCATATTTCAAAGGTACTCAGtagctaccagccctgattttgaatattaaataaaaaaaaccttaccGTTGGATGTGCATGTTGCTCCAAATAGCTTATTATTTGTTCGGCAGTGATGCCTCCTCGAAAAGCTTGCCGAACTGAATCTCTGGTGAGAACACCAACCACCAAATTTGGAAAGCGATATAACAGTTCGGTGAACAAACCGAGCAAGGCTACCTGCAGATTCGAATCAGTGTATGCGTACACGCGGTAATTGGTTTCCACAATGATGTATCCTTTGTCCTGGACAGAGCTTCCATCTTCCTGAATGGTTTGGACTGCATTCTTCGAAGTGATGTTGTGCGCCAATCTAGTCGGGTAGAATCTACCTTCTTTTCTTTTGCGTTGGTATACCAGCCCAAACTCTCGCAAATGCTGCAGGAAAGTTAGCAGACCCTGACTCAAGCCTTCTGAACTGTAGTCACGTCCCAGTGTGGAAAAGCTCAACTGGAACAACATGGAAAGGCATTCCGCCAAATCTAGGCCACGAGCCTCGCAGGTGTCCAAATACTGGAGCATGAAGTGCCACACCTGAGCTTGTGTATCGAGCAACAGGAACTGGAACCCTTGTCGTGTAATCACTGGACTTCCGTCTGTTTCATCTCGTTTCATTAGATTCGCGTGTAGAAGAATCCTAACGGCATCCGGTGAAATTCCTTCGCCTTCCATTCCTTTGGAACTTCCAGCTCCCACCATATAATGCAACACGCATCGCCAACGGGACATGGCATACGCGTCGAggaattcaatatctctggactTTTGATCCGGATCCAAGGCATTGGACATCGACCATGGACGACCCCCACCCAGCAGGGCAATCTTCAAATTCTTTTTGAAAGTAGGACACAGTTCCCATGCTTCCAGTCCTCCAGTTAAACCGGCAGTGCGCCACACGCCCAACTCGGTTAGCACGCGCGACACAAGAACGTTCTCC
It contains:
- the LOC5567888 gene encoding general transcription factor IIH subunit 4 is translated as MSAEAKSSKSTTSSLISKPANLECKNLEEYLKSRPPDALEKLYNYPAICLAVYRELPEIARQFVIRILFVEQAIPQAVVSSWGSQVYAKENVLVSRVLTELGVWRTAGLTGGLEAWELCPTFKKNLKIALLGGGRPWSMSNALDPDQKSRDIEFLDAYAMSRWRCVLHYMVGAGSSKGMEGEGISPDAVRILLHANLMKRDETDGSPVITRQGFQFLLLDTQAQVWHFMLQYLDTCEARGLDLAECLSMLFQLSFSTLGRDYSSEGLSQGLLTFLQHLREFGLVYQRKRKEGRFYPTRLAHNITSKNAVQTIQEDGSSVQDKGYIIVETNYRVYAYTDSNLQVALLGLFTELLYRFPNLVVGVLTRDSVRQAFRGGITAEQIISYLEQHAHPTMLNMEQAINSKSPLPPTVVDQIKLWENERNRFTYTEGVVYNQFLSQGDFNTLRDYAQSIGVMTWQNERTRTMVVTKNGHDDVKRFWKRYSKGGS
- the LOC5567889 gene encoding BAG family molecular chaperone regulator 2 isoform X1, with the translated sequence MSSAPETEPTDPDTMEVDTVSAEFGGGPSTQEWAVIPKIDETSIDLLNKPPIERFIGILDQLDSKVEKLRKDALMLQEKKDFLAMSMDLLKNNEYLTGLNESEYEEINCYVQRISGRLATVELSVCTVRDRAQEDSLHLVNSLIDEIISSSDAVLSRLRCQQFLNACSTTDTTIYTELDPAMCSDKKFECALLGCTLDDQKTIKKRLQALLDYLIKQTVVH
- the LOC5567889 gene encoding BAG family molecular chaperone regulator 2 isoform X2, with translation MADNSFAARAKRSRFDEQFDREFSGFDPSSNAKSTQRFIGILDQLDSKVEKLRKDALMLQEKKDFLAMSMDLLKNNEYLTGLNESEYEEINCYVQRISGRLATVELSVCTVRDRAQEDSLHLVNSLIDEIISSSDAVLSRLRCQQFLNACSTTDTTIYTELDPAMCSDKKFECALLGCTLDDQKTIKKRLQALLDYLIKQTVVH